AAAGGATACGTGTATGTGGAACTAATGCACGCCGCATGCGTCTTCGCGGCTACTTCTCTTTTCTGAGCACCGCCACTCTTCAGCGAGTCCTCCTTGCTTGCCACCTCCTGTCTTACCCTGACTGTCGAAATACCATTTCATTAGCCACCACTGTCTCGCCATCTCAAAGCTTCTGAGCCGACGGAGACAGTGAGACAGTCAATCTCGGACGTCGCAAAGGCGTACAACTGCACTGCAACGAGTCAATGACCCTGCTAGTTCACATTCGGATCCATTGAGAGGAATCAAAAGGGCCATCCTACCGAGTGTTGCCGaagggcgtcgccgccggtctCCCCTTTGCGGGCTCAGTCATTCCTGTGAGCCGTGGAATTTACTACAGCAGCAGAAGCTCGGAGGCTCGGAAGTTCGGCCCTTGAAAGCCCGTTCCCGGCGATTTTCCAATCTCTACTGTCTTGTTGGACAGCATGATTAAGGGTTGGAACCGAGCGAATCTAGTGTACGTCGGACGGAATTCGTACCTCCCTTCCGTTGCTTTTAGGTGAAATATTTGTCCCCCAATCCCATAATCCCTCCGTTGGCACGACGGACTTGCGCCGCATGTCCTATGCAACTGCGGCCCAGAAAGTTGGAGCGGACGGTTGCAGACGGTTGCCAAATATTACCCCGAATATTTAAACGCACCCACCGGATTGGCCCTTCTGTACAACAAGCGAGAAACTGACGTACTAAGACAGGTTCCCGCATCGGCAGAGTGCACATCAACCGCCGCATCATTTAGTCTAATTTGATTGTACACGCGACGAGGGAACAAACCATTGTTGACGATGACGGTGgacccggccgaggccaagggACTAGAAGGGATGAATATAAAGAGAGCTCGAACAAAACAACGAGCACCTCGCTCCGGACGTCATGAGAGTCTCGATGGGCACCTTGCACAATGTTGTTCCCGGTGTCATCCCTTCTCCTGCTCGCCATAGCcggctcggccagcgcggcgacgccTGGCCGCGACCGCAGCAGTCTCAACGCCGACTGGCGGTTCTCCCGGTTTACCTCAAACCCGGACTCGCTGTCGTACAACACGCTCAGGTCATGGATCCTGCCGCAGGCCAATGACTTCCTTGTTGACGGGGCCAAGCACACGGCGCCCTCGGGCACCGCGCCCGGCAGCAACGTCGCCTACGTGCAGGCCAACTTCAACGATGCCGGCTGGCAGAGCCTGGATTTGCCGCATGACTGGGCCATCGCGGGGCCCTGGAATGCGCCGGGCATCAGCGGCGGCATGGGCCGGCTGCCTACCAACGGCGTGGGGTGGTACCGCAAGAACCTGACCGCGACGGCCTCGGATGTGGACGGCACCAAGTCCATCTTCCTGGATTTCGACGGCGCCATGTCGTACGCCGCCGTCTGGCTCAACGGGAACCTGGTCGGCGGGTGGCCGTACGGGTACGCCTCGTTCCGTCTCGATCTGACGCCGTACCTGAAGGAGGGCAACAACATCCTGGCGGTGCGGCTGGACAACGCGGTGGAAAACTCGCGGTGGTATCCCGGCGCGGGCATCTACCGGAATGTGTGGCTCGTCAAGGTGGACAAGACGCACGTGGCGCAGTACGGAACGCAGATCACGACGCCCTCGGtttcctcgagctcggcgactGTGAACGTGGTTGTGCAGGTCGAGAACCTCGGCAATGCGACTCGCCAGGTCGACGTGACCACGGACATCTACGAGATCGATCAGAGCACGAACACAGTCGCATCGGGGGCCGCGGCGGTAGCCTCGATCAAGCCGACCACGAtcagcgtcggcgccggcaagaagCAGGCGGTCAACGGATCCACGGCCGTCGCCAACCCGCGCCTCtggggcccgccgccggcccagaCACCCAACCTGTACGTGGCCGTCACGACGCTGTCGGCCACCGGCGCCAACGGGACCAAGACCGTGATCGATACCTACGAGACGCGGTTCGGCATCCGCTCGATCGCCTACGATCCGAGCAAGGGCCTGCTGGTCAACGGGCAGCACGTCTACGTGCAGGGCGTATGCAACCACCTCGACCAGGGCGCCATCGGCACGGCGTTCAATTTCCGGGCGACGCAGCGGCAGCTCCAGACGCTGCAGGAGATGGGCGCCAACGCGCTCCGGACGTCGCACaacccgcccgcgccggagCTCCTCGACCTGGCCGACACGATGGGCTTCCTggtgctcgacgaggccTTCGACTGCTGGTCCTCGGGCAAGGTGACCAACGACTACCACCTCCTCTATTCGGACTGGCACGAGGCGGACCTGCGCGCCTTCATCCGGCGCGACCGGAACCACCCTTCGGTGATTGCGTGGAGCATCGGCAACGAAGTCTCCGAGCAGTCGAGCAGCCAGGGCGGCAGCTTGGGTCAGCAGCTGCAGAACATCGCCCACTCGGAGGACCCCACGCGCCAGTGCACCACGGCCATGAACGCGGCCGGGCCaaccgccgcgctgccgggcGTGATCGACATCATCGGGCTCAACTACGAGGGCGAGACCGGGGCCTACGGCAGCTTCCACAGCAGATTCCCCAACAAGATGATCTGGGGCACGGAGACGGCCTCGTGCATCAGCAGCCGCGGCACCTACCTCTTCCCGGTCACCAGCGCCAACAGCGCCGTGTACAGCACGTCCGGCGGGGCCGACGGCACGCACCACTACCTCAGCGCGTACGAGCTCTTCACCCCGGGCTGGGGCAGCAGCCCGGACGGGGTGTTCGCGGGGCAGGACCGGTACCCGTTCGTGGCCGGCGAGTTCGTGTGGACGGGGTTCGACTACATCGGCGAGCCGACGCCGTACGGGGGCTCGGGCGGGGCGCGCAGCTCCTACTTCGGCATCGTCGACCTGGCCGGCTTCCGCAAGGACCGCTTCTACCTGTACCaggcgcgctggcggcccgACCTGCCGTCCGCGCACATCCTGCCGCACTGGACCTGGCCGGACCGCGTCGGGCAGACCACGCCCGTGCACGtcttcagcgccgccgacgaggtcgagctgTTCGTCAACGGCGcctccgccggccgcctgAAGCGGCCCAACGCCTCCACGTACCGCTTCCGCTGGGACAGCGTCAAGTACGCGCCCGGCTCGCTGCGCGCGGTGGCCTACAAGGACGGCAAGCAGTGGGCGGTGGACGAgcggcggacggcgggcgacgcggcggcgctgaacGTGACGGTCGACCGCGCGGCGATCGCCGGCGACGGGAAGGACCTGGCGTACGTGAGCGTCGCGGTGGTGGACGCCAACGGCACGGTGGTGCCGCGCGCGAGCAACGAGGTCACCTTCTCCGTCAGCGGGCCGGGGCAGCTGGTGGCCACCGACAACGGCGATCCGACGGACTACACCGCGTTTCCGAGCGCCGCCCGCAAGGCGTTCTCGGGCCTGGCCATGGGGATCGTCAGGGCGCAGAAGGGCCAGACTGGCCAGGTCACTGTCACGGCCAAGGCGGATGGGCTGGCGCAGGGGCAGGTCACTATCACGCTGAACTAGGTGGGTGGAATGGATGAGGGGACGGGAGGCAGGTAGTGGAATATCTAGATTAGTTAAGACAGGGCTTGAAATTTCAACATGAGCCGGTGCTGCCTGCTAGACTTTAAGAACTCCGATAGGAGGTAGATATCCATGCCGCCTGAGTGCAAGTTCGCCATGGCCTTTCCAAGCAATAATCACGGCGCAATGCAAATCCTGAATTACCAGGACTATACGACAGCTTCCCGACTGCCGGCCTCCTGCGTCCCTTCGACCCGCTCGATCACATCCCTCAGCCGCTTGGCTGACCTGGCCAGGTGGCCCTGCTCGTCGCTGTCCAGCGGCACACCGACGGTCCTCACGACGCCCTTCCGTCCGAGCGCCACGAGCAGCTGAACTCGGGCTGACAGTGGCTGACGGTGCGGACATCATGCCTGCCGGAGAGCACCGACGTGCAGATGCTGCCTGGGAGCACCTGGACCCGGCCGTGATCACGATAAGGTCGCACTGCCCGCCCTAGGGTGGCCGCGCGCACGCGCGTGCCGCTGTTGACGCTGTAGCCACGTCCGAGAGGTCGCGCACCTGGCTGTCGCGCAGGTCGATCTGGGCGTCGACCAGGGGCCGCTCGCTCGGAGGATGGCCGCATGTAGCGGCAGGCTCACGAGCCGGACCGCCGGGCAGGGCGATGGCATGGAGCAGTCGGGAGGCCGCGCAGCTAGGAGGTTGCCCGAGCCCCGGGGGCCGAGCAATGATAAGACTTGCTAGCCTGCCGTATCGTCTAATCCTTCTCCAAGACGGTCCAGCTCTTGTAGGACTTGGCGCAGCGAAGGTCTGCCTTTTCCAAACTCCTGGCTCCGCCACTCGTCGCTCTGTAGAAAGCTCTCGGCCCCAGCCAGTTCTGCAGACCACCAAGCACGAGCGGCATCGAGGACAGTtgcagccgtcgccgccgtgccgaacTCCAAGTCAAGCTGTCCGTCCGGATACAAGGCGCCGCCTTGGCGAACGACACGCGGCGGCTTGTCGACGCCTCTTTCCTGATCAGCCCACTCCACGGCACCGTCTGTGCAGCGCTTCACCAGGTCCATCACCGCCCCGGGGGTGTTTCGAACGGCGGGGAACTCGACATCGGGATCGATGAGCCACTGATTTGCAATGCTGCGACGCACGTTACTGAGGCCCTCGAACATGGTGTAGATGAAGAGGCCCACCGAGTACACGACAGCCTTTTCctgggccgcggcggggaggagaaACCAGGGGCGATTCGCCGCCTGAACTGGCGTTTCGATGAGGTGGGCCGGAGGCGCGTAtccggcgaggaggcggcggtaGGAGGAAGCCACGCCGTACccggcgtcgtcc
The nucleotide sequence above comes from Thermothielavioides terrestris NRRL 8126 chromosome 6, complete sequence. Encoded proteins:
- a CDS encoding glycoside hydrolase family 2 protein (CAZy_ID 269822), giving the protein MLFPVSSLLLLAIAGSASAATPGRDRSSLNADWRFSRFTSNPDSLSYNTLRSWILPQANDFLVDGAKHTAPSGTAPGSNVAYVQANFNDAGWQSLDLPHDWAIAGPWNAPGISGGMGRLPTNGVGWYRKNLTATASDVDGTKSIFLDFDGAMSYAAVWLNGNLVGGWPYGYASFRLDLTPYLKEGNNILAVRLDNAVENSRWYPGAGIYRNVWLVKVDKTHVAQYGTQITTPSVSSSSATVNVVVQVENLGNATRQVDVTTDIYEIDQSTNTVASGAAAVASIKPTTISVGAGKKQAVNGSTAVANPRLWGPPPAQTPNLYVAVTTLSATGANGTKTVIDTYETRFGIRSIAYDPSKGLLVNGQHVYVQGVCNHLDQGAIGTAFNFRATQRQLQTLQEMGANALRTSHNPPAPELLDLADTMGFLVLDEAFDCWSSGKVTNDYHLLYSDWHEADLRAFIRRDRNHPSVIAWSIGNEVSEQSSSQGGSLGQQLQNIAHSEDPTRQCTTAMNAAGPTAALPGVIDIIGLNYEGETGAYGSFHSRFPNKMIWGTETASCISSRGTYLFPVTSANSAVYSTSGGADGTHHYLSAYELFTPGWGSSPDGVFAGQDRYPFVAGEFVWTGFDYIGEPTPYGGSGGARSSYFGIVDLAGFRKDRFYLYQARWRPDLPSAHILPHWTWPDRVGQTTPVHVFSAADEVELFVNGASAGRLKRPNASTYRFRWDSVKYAPGSLRAVAYKDGKQWAVDERRTAGDAAALNVTVDRAAIAGDGKDLAYVSVAVVDANGTVVPRASNEVTFSVSGPGQLVATDNGDPTDYTAFPSAARKAFSGLAMGIVRAQKGQTGQVTVTAKADGLAQGQVTITLN